CCGTCTTGCTAGGTTCGTGGCCGAGTTTCATCGGGCCGGTTTCGTTCATCGCGATCTTTACCTGTCACACGTTTTCCTGGAGCCGCAGATCGGCAAGCCGGGCGAATCGCAGTGTGAGGGCTATCGGCTGATCGATCTCCAACGGGTCTTCCGACCCAGATGGCGGCTTTGCAGGTGGGTGGTGAAGGATCTGGCGGCTCTGCACTACTCCACGCCGGCCGACTGTGTGACGACCACCGAGCGATTGCGTTTTCTGGCCCGATATGTCCGGTGTTGCACCCGGTTTGGCTCTGCCCGGCGACTGGCCGCGAAGGTGCACGCCAAGACGAGGAACATGCTTGGTCGCCGCCGCAAAGTCGTCGCGGCTGAAAGCAGTGGGCCAGGTCGATGAACGTGGCGCTGGTCATAGAACGAATTGAGGCCTGGCGGGGCGGCGCTGAGACCTCGACCGTTCAGTTCGCGCGTCATCTCGGGAGCATAGGCTGCAACGTCACCGTTGTAACGATGACCGATGTCCCTTCCACGCCGGCGATGAGCATCGTCCCGATCAAGGTCGGCGCAGGCTGGCGGGCGGCCCGAACCTGGCGGTTTGTGCGCGGGGCGGCGAAGTATTTTCGCACGCATCAATTCGATATCGTTCATGCCATCGCCCCTTGTCCGTTCGCCGACGTATACCAGCCCCGTGGGGGCACCGTTCCGGAAATGCTGTCTCGGAATCTGGCGCTGAGGCCTTCGGCGGTCAAGCGCGGGCTCAAGTGGGTGGGCCAGCGCGCGGATCTCAAGTACCGGCTGCTGGCCGGACTGGAAAAACGCCTGTTGACCCGTCGCCCGGCACCATGGGTGATCGCCATCTCGCAGTACGTGAGCAACCAGCTCAAACGGCATTACGGCTTCGATGCCGCACGCATTCGTCTGATCTTCAACGGCGTCGATCCGGATACGTCGCCGGCTCACGAGCGACGGAGACACCGCATCGAGATCCGCCGGCAGTTCGGACTGGCCGACGACGACCTGGTTCTGCTGGCGGTCGCCCACAACTTTAGACTTAAGGGCGTGGACAAGATGATCCAGGCGATGGCGGACGGCCGGGTTCGCGAGCTCGGTAATGTATTCGCGATCATTGTGGGGCGGGACAATCCGAAGAACCTGGTCGAGCGGGCCGCCGCAACGGGTCTGGCCGATCGTGTTTTCTTTGCCGGTCCGTCGCAACGAGTGAGTGCCTTCTTTCATGCGGCCGATGTCCTGGTTCATCCGACGTATTACGATCCCTGCAGCCGAGTGGTGCTCGAAGCGATGGCGGCGGGTTTGCCGGTCATCACCACCAGGTACAATGGCGCGGCTGAGCGCATCACGGATGGCCGCGAGGGTTATGTGATCGATTGTCCCACGGACTTGGCCGCGCTGGCCGATCGAATTGCCCGCCTGGCGGACGCCGACCATCGACGTCACTGTGCCCAGGCGGCGCCGGCTGCGGTTGAGC
This Phycisphaerae bacterium DNA region includes the following protein-coding sequences:
- a CDS encoding lipopolysaccharide kinase InaA family protein, translated to RLARFVAEFHRAGFVHRDLYLSHVFLEPQIGKPGESQCEGYRLIDLQRVFRPRWRLCRWVVKDLAALHYSTPADCVTTTERLRFLARYVRCCTRFGSARRLAAKVHAKTRNMLGRRRKVVAAESSGPGR
- a CDS encoding glycosyltransferase family 4 protein, translated to MNVALVIERIEAWRGGAETSTVQFARHLGSIGCNVTVVTMTDVPSTPAMSIVPIKVGAGWRAARTWRFVRGAAKYFRTHQFDIVHAIAPCPFADVYQPRGGTVPEMLSRNLALRPSAVKRGLKWVGQRADLKYRLLAGLEKRLLTRRPAPWVIAISQYVSNQLKRHYGFDAARIRLIFNGVDPDTSPAHERRRHRIEIRRQFGLADDDLVLLAVAHNFRLKGVDKMIQAMADGRVRELGNVFAIIVGRDNPKNLVERAAATGLADRVFFAGPSQRVSAFFHAADVLVHPTYYDPCSRVVLEAMAAGLPVITTRYNGAAERITDGREGYVIDCPTDLAALADRIARLADADHRRHCAQAAPAAVEQFTVARHATEVMRLYEEVLRDRNSRVTDR